A single genomic interval of Candidatus Obscuribacterales bacterium harbors:
- a CDS encoding response regulator transcription factor, with protein sequence MKTILIVDDEQAIASSIQYVLSQEGFNTMLAHDGRQALDLIGSSKPDLIILDLMMPSMDGYEVCRRVRAFDQKTPILMLTARTSEIDAVVGLELGANDYIAKPVRLRELVARVKANLRDSDFGKEVVRGANRSINMGDLFIDLDSRTVRVGTREVELTYKEFELLVALARQPNRVFTRDQLFAQAWGSDFLGESRTVDVHIRYLREKLESNPSHPKHILTVRGVGYRLVWDQ encoded by the coding sequence ATGAAAACGATACTTATTGTTGATGACGAGCAGGCAATTGCCAGTTCCATTCAATATGTATTGAGCCAAGAGGGCTTCAATACAATGCTGGCACATGATGGGCGCCAGGCTTTAGATCTTATTGGCAGCTCCAAACCTGACCTAATTATCTTAGACCTGATGATGCCGTCCATGGATGGCTATGAAGTTTGCCGTCGTGTGCGCGCTTTTGATCAAAAGACACCTATCTTGATGCTGACGGCTAGAACTTCTGAAATCGATGCCGTTGTCGGGCTTGAATTAGGAGCCAACGACTACATTGCCAAGCCCGTGCGCTTGCGTGAGCTTGTTGCTCGCGTCAAAGCCAACCTGCGCGATTCGGATTTTGGCAAAGAGGTTGTAAGAGGTGCAAATCGATCTATAAACATGGGCGATCTATTTATAGATTTAGACAGCCGTACTGTTCGGGTCGGCACACGCGAGGTCGAACTCACATATAAGGAATTCGAATTGCTTGTCGCCCTTGCCCGCCAACCCAACAGAGTCTTTACCCGTGACCAGCTTTTTGCTCAAGCTTGGGGTTCGGACTTCCTGGGCGAAAGCCGGACGGTCGATGTCCATATACGTTATTTAAGAGAAAAACTGGAGTCCAACCCTAGTCACCCGAAGCACATTTTGACCGTGCGGGGCGTGGGTTACAGGCTGGTTTGGGACCAATAG
- a CDS encoding SpoIID/LytB domain-containing protein, giving the protein MRKTFLYLLIVVLAAMPASAAKTVSKVAPKTQDSSRLFVPFGPYPRPMPHPIAVGILVRVPSAYFAIWNPGAVFVDGRPAFALKPRQAYLISGGQIVDMSGGPSFSLPVDKRSVIASADTAGEYYFWTANRWYRGSLEIINYGNVFTGVNVLDLESYLFGVVPSEMPANWHLEALKAQAVAARSYAVAHMGSGSKWRRSEGFDVVPDVRDQAYKGLAKEALSARQAVLGTIGQVLKDSNRVKPGFYRATVGDTREENLNVRSTSVPSATLEKMVGVPNIVGVTVKKWDIYGNATHLQILGQKKNTEVSGIALAQRLGFTTAGILDVNQQGDNWVFEYRGPGNGSRGLSQHGAQKLASAGWSYFLILQQYYQDPDGILRLESINRPGRFMLTYPTAPPRQAAPLPVQQPTAKKPAPKTVVPAAQAAEIPEGPLFARPGGAGKGKPTSSKTKKPVVSDETPSPNDDGLTIEMAE; this is encoded by the coding sequence ATGCGCAAGACGTTTTTATATCTTCTGATCGTCGTGCTAGCTGCCATGCCGGCATCAGCGGCTAAAACCGTTTCAAAAGTTGCTCCCAAAACGCAGGATTCCTCAAGATTATTTGTACCATTTGGACCTTATCCGCGCCCAATGCCGCATCCAATCGCTGTGGGAATTTTGGTGCGGGTGCCAAGTGCTTACTTTGCCATCTGGAATCCCGGTGCAGTATTCGTTGATGGCAGACCGGCATTTGCCCTTAAGCCAAGACAGGCTTACTTAATAAGTGGTGGACAAATTGTTGATATGTCCGGCGGACCGTCGTTTTCCTTGCCGGTTGATAAGCGGTCAGTAATTGCATCAGCTGATACAGCAGGCGAATACTACTTCTGGACAGCCAACCGCTGGTATCGGGGCAGCCTGGAAATTATCAACTATGGAAATGTCTTCACCGGCGTCAATGTTCTTGATCTGGAAAGCTATTTGTTTGGCGTAGTTCCATCAGAGATGCCTGCCAACTGGCACTTGGAAGCTTTGAAGGCGCAAGCAGTTGCGGCACGTAGTTATGCAGTTGCCCATATGGGCTCGGGAAGCAAATGGCGTCGTTCGGAAGGATTTGATGTCGTGCCTGACGTGCGCGACCAAGCTTATAAAGGTCTGGCAAAAGAAGCGCTCTCGGCTAGACAGGCTGTGTTAGGAACAATTGGACAAGTCCTGAAAGACAGCAATCGAGTAAAGCCCGGCTTTTATCGCGCAACAGTAGGTGATACCAGAGAAGAAAATCTCAACGTGCGTTCAACTTCTGTTCCATCAGCAACGCTGGAAAAAATGGTTGGCGTGCCGAATATTGTCGGTGTCACCGTTAAGAAGTGGGATATTTATGGAAACGCAACACACTTGCAAATATTAGGTCAGAAGAAAAACACTGAAGTCAGCGGCATTGCACTCGCGCAACGTCTTGGATTTACGACAGCGGGAATTCTTGATGTAAATCAACAAGGTGATAATTGGGTTTTTGAATATCGTGGACCGGGAAACGGCTCACGTGGGTTGAGCCAACACGGTGCGCAGAAGTTGGCATCGGCTGGTTGGAGCTATTTCCTCATCCTACAACAGTACTATCAAGATCCCGACGGCATTTTGAGACTTGAATCAATCAACCGACCGGGACGTTTTATGCTTACTTATCCGACCGCACCGCCAAGACAAGCAGCACCGTTGCCGGTTCAGCAACCCACAGCGAAAAAGCCTGCACCAAAAACAGTTGTGCCGGCTGCACAAGCTGCAGAAATTCCGGAAGGTCCGTTATTTGCCAGACCTGGTGGCGCAGGCAAGGGCAAGCCAACTAGTAGTAAAACGAAAAAACCAGTTGTCTCGGATGAGACACCGAGTCCAAATGACGACGGACTTACAATTGAGATGGCCGAATAG
- a CDS encoding tetratricopeptide repeat protein, whose translation MQDSEFEDKDKAPEEVHIHTDFYTKTAQSSSGSQWPIKIVTGLVGCLAIYCLYLGVMWFINLDKSSAMQNVSVSIMKPKDKDGNAFADIEINNLNPFPINNVVISYDISAADGSDLGKGNVTLEQLIPAGDSRVFPEVRLGAVNGKPRRMHSELADLQFTQTAKITPELAAQFAQAAASKDRESMEAFESIVAQAPDFEPGWVGLGQAQAANAQYEKAVDTFKKALTMDPNDANAHYGMALAMFYDQDKDGARKAIGEALKLAPGDPQIQAASKQINAE comes from the coding sequence ATGCAAGACTCTGAATTTGAAGACAAGGACAAAGCACCAGAAGAAGTGCACATTCATACCGATTTTTATACGAAGACAGCCCAGTCTAGTTCGGGATCACAATGGCCGATCAAAATTGTGACAGGCTTGGTTGGTTGTTTGGCTATCTATTGTCTTTACTTAGGAGTTATGTGGTTTATCAATCTGGATAAATCCTCGGCAATGCAAAATGTTTCCGTGAGCATCATGAAACCGAAAGATAAAGACGGCAATGCTTTTGCTGACATTGAGATCAATAATCTCAATCCGTTTCCGATTAACAACGTGGTTATCTCATACGACATTTCCGCCGCCGACGGCAGTGACTTAGGCAAAGGCAATGTCACTCTAGAGCAGTTAATACCGGCTGGTGATTCGCGTGTGTTTCCGGAAGTACGATTGGGAGCGGTGAATGGGAAGCCGCGCCGGATGCATTCGGAGTTGGCAGATTTGCAATTTACGCAGACCGCCAAGATAACGCCGGAACTTGCTGCGCAGTTTGCGCAGGCGGCCGCGTCCAAGGATCGGGAGTCGATGGAAGCTTTTGAATCTATCGTTGCGCAGGCACCAGATTTTGAGCCGGGCTGGGTGGGATTAGGACAAGCGCAGGCTGCTAACGCACAGTACGAGAAGGCTGTCGACACCTTTAAGAAGGCGTTGACGATGGATCCTAACGATGCAAACGCGCACTATGGCATGGCGCTGGCAATGTTCTACGACCAGGATAAAGATGGGGCGCGTAAAGCTATTGGCGAGGCGCTGAAACTTGCACCGGGTGATCCGCAAATACAAGCTGCGAGTAAGCAGATTAACGCGGAGTAG
- a CDS encoding DUF3160 domain-containing protein has translation MRAQATAAILSLSLLLQCAVPSVANPFEQSQQGLTLPSIDYRKKEAVAADLFPTSNIVVSSPPSIPLNGLKLAGLPPNALNDLGFNYFVVTTTDYPDMTQLYRENKLRGKGNLVTVDSILHPYIAFRNRIIADAIESHINADLSLLLRSMLEVSLADLRDCEDIDVRTDIEHNIAYIVVALRLIDPQYQTILTPGISALVDADLKNIASGKRARSAILERNQNFASFNPLGWYASSPKLTGFYQAFTWLTVMNMPLADVTIDDNGSATNQFRQSVLLFRSLDLAKCNGQPAFTLWSKINAALASVGVVALVQTEQILSPVEYKTVFASLPADLSVTLKGLAEPFFRTKLMLTIRNRKPMNLSTTSIFDLQDNRSSGVNGAVFQLLPPMNQPEIRWMRSILRYYPSEPSQAHSIWPLGLFVLHARGAAQADNILANYSWKLDPVINKLLPDLDQMTGRRELASAPTDNKLWRLLSDYFQPLPEGTQSALRTEQWLNRKLEGALTAWLSANTAIAPKVFVKKPTPAVPPPPAPGTDAATQGATRAFDNYLEPSTESYRRIVEDAQQLLASLNQFGYFPEKQRLRLADFARLADRMRKISEYEVRGTPLPFADMQLLANIDMVLDQVAQPPAAVLPVAHAETKSGQQVGINLCLGRPALVYMIFQQTSKIRLLRGGVYTYYEEPGAPMSLATWHARLNTASVKPPVWAESYDVVMSAKR, from the coding sequence ATGAGAGCCCAGGCAACAGCAGCAATTCTTTCGTTGTCACTTCTGCTTCAGTGTGCAGTTCCGTCCGTAGCCAATCCGTTTGAACAGTCCCAACAAGGGTTGACCCTGCCTTCGATTGATTACAGGAAGAAAGAAGCAGTTGCTGCTGACCTGTTTCCAACTTCCAACATCGTTGTCTCGAGCCCACCATCTATACCGCTCAATGGCTTGAAATTAGCTGGACTACCGCCAAATGCGCTTAATGACTTGGGCTTCAACTATTTTGTTGTGACGACCACAGATTACCCTGATATGACCCAGCTCTATCGGGAAAATAAGCTGCGTGGAAAAGGCAATCTGGTAACAGTTGATTCAATTCTGCATCCGTACATAGCCTTTCGCAATCGCATCATAGCTGACGCTATTGAAAGTCATATAAATGCCGATCTCAGCCTTCTTTTGCGTTCTATGCTTGAGGTGTCTCTGGCTGATTTGCGCGATTGCGAGGACATTGATGTGCGCACAGACATTGAGCACAACATTGCCTATATCGTTGTGGCATTGCGTTTGATAGATCCGCAATATCAAACCATTTTGACTCCCGGCATATCTGCTCTCGTTGATGCCGATTTGAAAAACATTGCTTCCGGCAAAAGAGCGCGTTCGGCAATTCTTGAGCGCAATCAAAACTTTGCTTCTTTCAATCCTTTGGGTTGGTATGCGAGTTCGCCGAAATTGACCGGCTTCTACCAAGCTTTTACCTGGCTGACAGTAATGAATATGCCGTTAGCTGATGTCACTATTGATGACAATGGTTCGGCAACTAATCAATTTAGACAGTCTGTATTACTTTTTCGTAGTTTGGATCTAGCAAAATGCAATGGACAACCGGCATTTACGCTCTGGTCGAAAATAAATGCTGCGTTGGCTTCCGTCGGTGTTGTAGCGCTTGTGCAGACAGAGCAAATACTATCGCCCGTTGAATACAAAACTGTTTTTGCGTCGTTACCGGCGGACTTGAGTGTAACGCTTAAGGGGTTGGCTGAGCCTTTCTTCCGAACTAAGTTGATGCTCACCATTCGAAATCGCAAGCCGATGAATTTGTCTACGACGTCAATTTTCGATTTGCAAGACAATCGCTCATCTGGTGTCAACGGCGCCGTGTTTCAGCTCTTGCCGCCAATGAATCAACCGGAAATACGCTGGATGAGGAGTATTCTTAGATACTACCCGTCCGAACCAAGTCAAGCTCATTCAATTTGGCCTTTGGGTTTGTTTGTCTTGCACGCTCGTGGCGCTGCTCAAGCGGACAATATTTTGGCGAATTATTCGTGGAAGCTTGATCCGGTAATAAATAAGTTATTGCCTGACTTAGACCAGATGACAGGCAGACGTGAACTTGCGAGTGCGCCAACAGACAACAAACTCTGGCGATTGCTGTCTGATTATTTCCAACCTCTGCCTGAAGGTACGCAATCAGCGCTTCGAACCGAACAATGGCTGAATCGTAAATTGGAAGGCGCACTTACTGCCTGGCTAAGTGCCAATACAGCAATTGCGCCCAAGGTTTTCGTCAAGAAACCAACCCCCGCTGTGCCTCCACCACCGGCTCCCGGTACCGATGCCGCTACGCAAGGAGCCACCAGAGCCTTCGATAACTATCTCGAGCCTTCTACTGAATCGTACAGACGCATTGTAGAAGACGCGCAACAATTGCTTGCCTCGCTAAATCAATTTGGATATTTCCCGGAGAAGCAACGGCTACGTTTAGCTGACTTTGCGCGCCTTGCCGATCGCATGCGCAAAATATCCGAATATGAAGTTCGCGGAACACCACTACCATTTGCGGACATGCAATTACTCGCCAACATCGACATGGTGCTTGACCAAGTTGCCCAACCTCCGGCCGCCGTTCTACCAGTTGCCCACGCCGAGACAAAAAGCGGACAACAAGTCGGCATAAACCTGTGCCTTGGCCGCCCTGCACTCGTCTATATGATCTTCCAGCAAACGAGCAAAATCCGCCTCCTCCGCGGCGGCGTCTACACCTACTACGAAGAACCCGGCGCACCCATGTCGTTGGCAACATGGCACGCCCGCCTCAACACCGCCTCGGTTAAGCCTCCCGTCTGGGCCGAGTCATATGACGTTGTGATGTCGGCGAAAAGATAA
- the serA gene encoding phosphoglycerate dehydrogenase, with the protein MPKVLIADEISKEGIEILKTDLEVNYQPDISAEELIKSIHDYDALLVRSRTKVTKDVFQKGKNLKVVGRAGVGVDNIDLESATEAGVLVINSPEGNTASAAEHTLAIMLSLARQIPSADSSVKSGKWERSSFMGSELFNKTLGLIGLGKVGGRVAQYALSLGMKVLVHDPLISPEKAEELHLHKATLDEIWSKADFITIHTPKTRETTNLINKEVISKLKPGVKIVNTSRGGIIDEAALAEAIKSGHVSGAALDVYDQEPPGADFQLTKLGNQVVLTPHLGASTVEAQHNVAIDLAEQLRDYLLTGMARSPVNLPFMRPELLKGLGRFLWLAEAMGAIAAQLNRGTISKIEIAVAGSLATRDTQPLTVAALKGVFTHQVEGVTYVNAQLIAKNHGIQVAVSMHEARQFPDELTVIVSSNGNKSTVTGTVMAHGEPVITAINDYPISLTPARYMLFTSHRDQPGMVAKVAGILGENSINISTMAVARRGVRDEAVMVMTLDDPLDSPLINKFTAVTGINKACFVSLHHLK; encoded by the coding sequence ATGCCCAAGGTTTTAATTGCGGACGAAATTAGCAAAGAAGGAATCGAAATCCTCAAAACAGATCTTGAGGTCAATTACCAGCCGGACATCAGTGCTGAGGAATTGATCAAGTCGATTCACGATTACGATGCCTTGCTTGTGCGCAGCCGCACTAAAGTAACTAAGGATGTTTTTCAGAAAGGCAAGAATTTAAAAGTAGTTGGCCGCGCAGGCGTCGGTGTCGATAACATTGATCTCGAATCAGCGACTGAAGCCGGCGTGCTTGTAATTAACTCTCCGGAAGGCAATACGGCAAGTGCTGCAGAGCACACGCTGGCGATTATGCTTTCACTGGCAAGACAAATTCCTTCGGCTGATTCATCTGTTAAGTCAGGCAAGTGGGAACGCAGCAGTTTCATGGGCTCGGAGTTGTTCAATAAGACTCTGGGGCTAATTGGTCTTGGTAAAGTTGGTGGCAGGGTTGCGCAGTACGCGCTTTCACTCGGTATGAAAGTGCTTGTGCATGACCCTCTTATAAGTCCTGAAAAAGCTGAAGAACTTCATTTGCATAAAGCAACTCTGGATGAAATCTGGAGTAAAGCTGACTTCATCACGATTCATACGCCTAAAACAAGAGAAACGACTAATTTGATCAACAAAGAAGTCATCTCTAAGTTGAAACCAGGCGTGAAGATCGTCAACACATCCCGTGGCGGCATTATCGATGAAGCTGCTTTAGCTGAAGCAATAAAGTCAGGGCATGTTTCCGGTGCTGCGTTGGATGTTTATGATCAAGAACCACCGGGTGCTGATTTCCAATTGACGAAATTAGGCAATCAGGTTGTATTAACCCCGCATCTCGGCGCATCAACTGTTGAAGCACAGCACAATGTGGCAATTGATTTAGCAGAGCAATTGCGTGACTATCTTTTGACAGGTATGGCTAGAAGTCCTGTTAACTTACCGTTTATGCGTCCTGAACTTCTCAAAGGCCTTGGACGTTTTCTCTGGTTGGCAGAAGCCATGGGAGCAATTGCAGCTCAGCTTAATCGCGGCACAATTTCTAAAATTGAAATTGCTGTTGCCGGTAGCCTGGCTACTCGCGATACGCAGCCATTAACAGTAGCAGCGCTCAAAGGGGTGTTTACTCATCAAGTTGAAGGTGTTACTTATGTCAACGCTCAATTGATAGCCAAGAATCACGGCATTCAAGTTGCAGTATCGATGCACGAAGCACGTCAATTTCCTGATGAGTTGACTGTCATTGTCTCTTCGAATGGCAATAAGTCCACTGTCACCGGCACAGTGATGGCTCATGGTGAACCAGTAATCACAGCAATCAACGATTATCCAATTAGTTTGACGCCGGCTCGCTATATGTTATTTACGAGCCACCGAGATCAGCCAGGTATGGTTGCCAAAGTCGCCGGTATCCTGGGCGAAAACTCAATCAACATAAGCACAATGGCTGTTGCCAGACGCGGTGTCAGAGATGAGGCGGTAATGGTAATGACATTGGACGATCCTCTGGATAGCCCATTGATCAACAAATTTACCGCGGTGACAGGCATCAACAAAGCTTGTTTTGTTTCCCTGCATCACTTGAAGTAA
- a CDS encoding penicillin acylase family protein translates to MRRAASLLVLALLLLLPVGLWWLLARPLPALDGVVVLNQLKSSVIVQYDGRGVPFIESPSEEDAYLAQGYLQARDRLFQMDMSRRTALGELSEVFGPACLASDKLVRTVGFGRLARAELRKVSPGALVGLKAFSRGINAYISENSGKLPMEFALLGYKPREWQPEDTIAILKYASYQSDDSWQLDELRQRVVDKANDKVAGQLFAGYDGKAINFGQSAQAQAADTSKISCALKEVRKVLQMPRPTYGSTAFAIAGSRADHGTCLLAADKHTALTVPCEWWLCTMSAPGVKVAGAAMPGVPGIICGRNENIAWSSASLKADVQDLFIEEFSKQFANQYRVSSGWQTAEEIVEKIPVKFSSPYTHKVLMTQHGPVLSKTDNMAIVLSWTGFNSDASSVDNIWKLNRASSWATFLQALDKFPGPPQVFVYCDRKNDLAYHAAGDIPVRTGGGQGAAITPGWQSTGQWIGKVQFNDMPWVYNPSTGYVVAANQKMLASRAVLLGNQSLPPYRANRVDALLNYYQKLARKIGLPDMNQMQADADAPLAQLVRQRVAEAYDETKVIDQYAVKALDVMSSWDGQLNQSSSAAAIYESFLYTTAKRLIEPKLGAKLTVEYLNRWPLWIGFVERFLKDKDSLYLPPDERTFNTFLVTTFSQSLTDLRLALRTDDPTKFHWQDVHKLKFEPVLGKGMQFMAPALDFAFSAGIPGVAGDSNSLNSFDVELASTKNNFDTRFNSSTGPTMRMLIDMSDNDKFYQSISLGQSGQMCSANMRDQLNPWLRVDPLPVAFSSAQAEKQGQHKIILVNHLEPVQH, encoded by the coding sequence GTGCGGAGAGCAGCTTCCCTTCTTGTCCTTGCGCTTCTTTTACTATTACCCGTAGGTCTCTGGTGGTTGCTAGCCAGACCGTTGCCCGCATTAGATGGCGTGGTTGTGCTCAATCAACTGAAGAGCTCGGTGATTGTGCAATACGACGGACGCGGCGTTCCTTTTATAGAAAGTCCTTCTGAAGAAGACGCATACTTAGCGCAGGGATATCTGCAAGCGCGCGATCGTTTATTCCAGATGGATATGTCGAGACGCACAGCTCTTGGTGAGTTGTCGGAAGTTTTCGGTCCGGCTTGTCTAGCTTCCGACAAGTTAGTTCGCACCGTAGGCTTTGGTCGTTTAGCTCGAGCTGAGTTGAGAAAAGTTAGTCCCGGTGCGCTTGTCGGTTTGAAAGCATTTAGTCGTGGCATCAACGCATATATATCTGAAAACAGCGGAAAGCTGCCGATGGAATTTGCCTTGCTAGGCTACAAGCCAAGAGAATGGCAGCCGGAAGACACAATTGCCATCCTCAAATATGCAAGTTACCAATCAGATGACTCATGGCAACTTGATGAATTGAGACAGCGAGTTGTTGACAAGGCTAACGACAAAGTTGCCGGACAGCTCTTTGCCGGATACGACGGTAAGGCAATCAACTTCGGACAAAGCGCTCAGGCACAAGCGGCTGACACAAGCAAAATTAGTTGCGCATTGAAAGAAGTAAGAAAAGTTCTGCAAATGCCAAGACCAACATACGGGTCGACTGCATTTGCCATTGCCGGCAGCCGTGCTGATCACGGGACATGTCTTTTAGCTGCGGACAAACATACTGCGTTGACAGTGCCATGCGAGTGGTGGCTTTGCACGATGAGTGCTCCTGGAGTGAAAGTTGCCGGTGCCGCAATGCCGGGGGTGCCTGGCATTATTTGCGGACGCAATGAAAACATTGCCTGGTCATCGGCTAGTTTGAAAGCTGATGTGCAGGATTTGTTTATAGAAGAATTCAGCAAACAGTTTGCCAATCAATATAGAGTTTCATCCGGCTGGCAAACAGCTGAGGAAATTGTGGAAAAGATTCCGGTGAAATTCAGCAGCCCTTACACGCATAAAGTATTGATGACACAACATGGACCAGTACTTTCTAAAACAGACAACATGGCTATTGTTCTTTCCTGGACTGGATTCAATTCTGATGCTTCCTCAGTCGACAATATTTGGAAATTGAATCGCGCATCCAGTTGGGCGACATTCCTTCAGGCGTTGGATAAGTTTCCCGGACCGCCGCAAGTATTTGTCTATTGCGATCGTAAAAATGATCTCGCTTACCACGCAGCAGGAGACATACCGGTGCGTACTGGCGGCGGACAAGGTGCGGCAATTACACCAGGTTGGCAATCAACTGGTCAGTGGATAGGCAAAGTCCAATTCAATGATATGCCGTGGGTCTACAATCCATCGACAGGTTATGTCGTTGCTGCCAATCAAAAGATGCTTGCCAGTCGCGCAGTGCTTTTAGGCAACCAGTCGTTGCCGCCCTATCGTGCTAATCGCGTTGACGCACTTCTAAATTACTATCAAAAGCTCGCGCGCAAAATTGGTCTGCCTGATATGAATCAAATGCAAGCTGACGCTGATGCGCCGCTTGCTCAACTGGTAAGACAGCGTGTGGCTGAAGCCTATGACGAAACAAAAGTAATTGATCAGTACGCTGTTAAGGCTCTCGATGTTATGAGCAGCTGGGATGGGCAGTTGAACCAATCAAGTTCAGCCGCTGCTATTTACGAGTCATTCCTTTATACGACAGCTAAGCGTCTCATTGAGCCTAAGCTGGGAGCAAAGCTTACGGTTGAATATTTGAATCGTTGGCCGCTCTGGATAGGATTTGTTGAGCGGTTCTTGAAAGACAAAGACTCTTTGTACTTGCCTCCGGATGAGCGCACTTTCAATACTTTCTTGGTTACAACTTTCTCGCAGTCGTTAACTGATTTGAGATTGGCGCTGCGCACTGATGACCCGACTAAGTTTCACTGGCAGGATGTGCATAAACTCAAGTTTGAGCCGGTACTAGGAAAAGGAATGCAATTCATGGCTCCTGCACTAGACTTCGCATTCAGCGCTGGAATTCCGGGAGTAGCAGGCGACAGTAATTCACTCAATTCTTTTGATGTTGAACTTGCCTCAACGAAAAACAATTTTGATACTCGCTTTAATTCCTCTACCGGCCCGACGATGCGCATGCTCATTGATATGTCCGACAATGATAAGTTCTATCAGTCCATTAGTTTGGGGCAATCAGGACAAATGTGTTCTGCCAACATGCGCGATCAGCTAAACCCTTGGTTGCGAGTGGACCCACTTCCGGTTGCTTTCTCTTCTGCGCAGGCTGAGAAGCAGGGGCAGCACAAGATTATTCTGGTAAATCACTTAGAGCCGGTGCAACACTGA
- a CDS encoding Hpt domain-containing protein has protein sequence MTDFEHLKAFCGPKELQELYKTFAEESDMLLIELSKAVSSQDQDSAKRLAHQLKGLASTLNAEDMRVLAADLEIHVKESTWSPTISLNEKLAQTVIQVKNDLKKTAFPDKL, from the coding sequence GTGACAGACTTTGAGCATTTGAAGGCGTTTTGCGGTCCAAAGGAATTACAGGAACTCTACAAAACATTTGCAGAAGAATCAGATATGTTGCTTATCGAGTTAAGCAAAGCTGTTTCATCTCAAGATCAAGATTCTGCCAAAAGGCTTGCGCATCAATTGAAGGGGCTTGCCTCCACTCTCAATGCGGAAGATATGCGCGTGTTGGCGGCCGACCTAGAAATACATGTTAAAGAGTCCACTTGGTCGCCGACTATTAGCCTTAACGAAAAGCTGGCCCAAACAGTAATTCAAGTGAAGAATGATCTAAAGAAAACTGCCTTTCCTGATAAACTTTAA
- the pgl gene encoding 6-phosphogluconolactonase, with protein MKEITIANSDLFIFPDRDDLSIGAADEIATLAQEAVKATGRFTISLCGGSTPRELYTLLASEPWVKQMPWGKTHIFFGDERCVSQTDAQSNFKMINDALLSKVPIPKSNIHAPMGQESNPEAAAQEYQQQLTAFFGHTMPVFDLVLLGLGPEGHTASIFPNSPAIAEKHKHVMAYRVDDAHGWRITMTLPVINAAKHILFLVAGSEKQEIVGQIFSKTQNGHEIPARLVSPTSGTLMWYLDETAAQQVQA; from the coding sequence TTGAAAGAAATTACGATAGCTAACAGCGACTTGTTCATTTTCCCCGACCGCGATGACTTGAGCATCGGCGCAGCTGATGAAATAGCGACGCTGGCGCAGGAAGCGGTCAAGGCAACCGGCCGTTTCACAATATCTTTATGCGGTGGTTCAACTCCCAGAGAGTTGTACACCCTTTTGGCAAGTGAACCGTGGGTAAAGCAAATGCCCTGGGGCAAAACGCATATATTCTTCGGTGACGAAAGATGCGTAAGCCAGACAGATGCACAGTCTAATTTCAAAATGATCAATGACGCATTGCTTTCGAAAGTTCCTATCCCTAAAAGCAATATCCACGCTCCAATGGGACAGGAAAGCAATCCGGAAGCCGCCGCTCAAGAATATCAACAACAATTGACGGCATTCTTTGGACATACTATGCCGGTTTTTGATCTCGTCTTGCTTGGACTTGGACCGGAAGGTCACACAGCATCGATATTTCCCAATAGCCCGGCAATTGCAGAAAAGCATAAGCACGTCATGGCTTATCGCGTCGATGACGCGCACGGCTGGCGAATTACCATGACTTTGCCTGTCATCAATGCTGCCAAACATATTTTGTTTTTAGTAGCCGGCAGCGAAAAGCAAGAAATAGTCGGACAGATATTTTCTAAAACTCAAAATGGACATGAAATACCCGCAAGGCTCGTATCTCCTACATCGGGCACATTGATGTGGTACCTAGACGAAACAGCAGCGCAACAAGTCCAAGCTTGA